AAAGAAGTAAATAAGCTTGTAAAAGACAATTCTCTTACACACACAAATATAAATGCTGTTAGCTTATATAAAACTACTACTTTTTTACCACGAACTCCATTAACTTATGATTTTTGTCTAGTATTTGTTTTACAAGGTAAAAAAATAGGTTACCTTCCAAATAAAAAGTTTGAATACGATTCTAAAAACTATTTAGTAGTTCCAACAACTTTACCTTTTGAGTGTGAAACTCACGCATCAAAAGAAGAACCATATATTTGTATTTTAATAAATATAGAAAAAGAAATTATGTATGAGATAATTTCATCATTATCAAAAGAAGAATCAAAAAAATGCAAATCAGTACAAATGGCAATTTTTCAAGATAAAGTTACGCCTGATTTAGAAGATTCTATTTATAGATTATTAAAAACACTTCAATCAAAAGAAGAATCAAAAATATTAGGCGAATCAATTTTAAGGGAGATTTTTTATAGAATTGCAATAGGTGAAAATGCTCATTTTTTACATAAAATGTTTTTAGAAAACAAAATGGAAGCAAAAATGACAAGAACATTAAAAACTATTCATAATCAATATCAAAAACATCTTGATATTCCAACACTAGCAAAAGAAGAGGAAATGAGTGTATCATCTTTTCATACACATTTTAAAAAAGTAACTTCATTAAGTCCTTTACAATATATTAAAAAAATACGATTAAATAAAGCAAAAGATTTATTAACAAGAAATGATTTACAAGTAAATGAAACAGCTTATGCAATAGGATATGAAAGCTCTTCACAATTTTCAAAAGATTTTAAAAGTTACTATGGCTATCCACCAAAAGAGGCAAAAGCCTCTTTTGAGATTGTTTAAGAGATTTTATTAAGAATTATTGCATAGCCATTTTAAGAATTTTTTCTGAAATTTCTAATGTAATATTTTGATTTTCACCAATTGCAGTCATTCCATGAGCTTTTAATGATGGAATGATATTTTCAATAACTTTATCATCAACACTATCATAATCATTTAGATTTGTAGTAACACCAACACTATGATACATATTTTCAATTGCCACAATTACCGCTTCATTATCATTTTTGATTCCAAAAACATTTTCACCCATTTGAGCTAATTTTTCTTTTTTGTCTTCAATCATAACTCTTAATAATTGAGGTTGAACAACAGCTAAACTTTGAGCATGGTCAACTCCATAAAATGCAGTTAATTCATGTCCAATCATATGAGTAGCCCAATCTTGTTTAACACCTGAACCTATAAAACCATTTAAAGCTTGATTTGCAAGAAGCATTAAGTTTTCTTCCCAAACTGGATCTTTTCTATTATCCCAAGTTTTTGCAAGAGTATTTAAACCTCGAAGTATAGTTTCAGCATAACCATCATGTAATAAAGATGTATTTGGACATGTTAAATATTGTTCACAAGTATGAACAAATGCATCAACTAAACCATTTGCTAGTTGTCTGTCTGATAATGTACTCATTACACTTGGGTCTAATACTGCAAATTTTGGATAAACAAAAGATGAAGCAAAAAATCTTTTTTCATTTGTAGCTTTTTTAGATACAACAGCACTTCCATTTGATTCACTTCCCGTTGCAGGTAATGTTAAAACAGCACCAATAGGTATAGCTTTTTCAACTTTTGCAATTCCATCAAGGAAATCCCAACCATCACCATTATAAAGTGATGAAGCTGCAATATATTTTGAACCATCAATTACAGAACCACCACCAACTGCTAAAATAAAATCAATTTTTTCTGCTTTACAAATAGCAACTGCTTTGTTCAATGTTTCATAATGTGGATTTGCTTCAACACCTGAAAACTCTTGCCAATTATAACCTTCAAGTACAGATGAAACTTCATCATAAACACCATTTGATTTAATTGAACCACCACCATAAACTACTAATATCTTATTATTTTTATTTAAATGTTTAACTATTGAAGCAATTTGACCTTTTCCAAAGTGAATTGCTGTAGGATTTGAATAATCGTATACTAAACTCATTTGTTTTTCCTTCATAATATTTTATATGTGTATTATAGAAGAAATTTACAATTATTGAAATAGGTATTTATTTAAATCCTATGTAAATTTATACAAATTTTATCTTTTTTTCATACCTTCTGGCATACATACAAAATATTTTTCATCAGGTGTATTTTGACAAGTACCGCTAATACTATTACCTCTTTGTGTCGTCATATTACAAGTATCATTAGTATTTAAACCTTCACAAGCTGTAATCGCTTCTACTGGTGGTGTTCCATTTCTTGAACCTTGACCATTTTGAGGTCCATTTGCAAAACTAAGTGTTGCACCTAATAATGTAATTAATATAAGTCTTTTCATTTTTTTTCCTTGTTTAATTTGAGGAAGTCTATACTTTTAAATTAAATGTTCTTTAAATAAAAAGTAAATGAAAGTTAATATAATTCTATATTATAAGTTTAACTTATTATAAATTTATAAAAATAGATTATATTTAAGCATTGTTTAATATCTTAAATAATAAAATACTTTTATCAAAGGATAATTATTATCCAAATAAGGAAAGATTATGGCTTGCGATACAGGTGTTAAAGCTAGAGAAGAAAGTGTTGCTATAGAAAATAGTCAAATAGATTCAAATACAGAAATAAAAAAGGATAAAAAAATGAGTTCAACAATGGTTCAAAGACAAATACCAGAATTTAAAATGGATGCATACGATGCAAAAACAGGTCACTTTACAACAGTATCAAGTGAAGATTATAAAGGTAAATGGGCAGTAGTTTGTTTTTATCCAGCTGATTTTACATTTGTATGTCCAACAGAAATTGCAGCTATGAATGCTCATTATGATGAATTCCAAGATTTAGGTGTTGAGATTTTAGCAGTATCAACTGATACAAAATTTTCACATAAAAGATTTGTAGAAACTGAACCAGTTTTAGCAGGTTTAAAACTTACAATTGGTGCTGATACAACAAATGCAGTAAGTGAAGCATTTGGAGTTTTAATTGAAGAAGAAGGAATGGCTTTAAGAGGAAGATTTTTATTCAATCCTGAAGGTGTTTGTGTAGCACAAGAAGTACAAGCTCCAATGGTAGGAAGAAATGTAGATGAGTTCTTAAGACAAGTTAGAGCTTGGCAACACGCAACTGCAACAGGTGAAGTTTGTCCAGCAGGATGGAGACCAGGTAAAAAAACACTTCCTGTAAATACAGATGCTGAAAAAATGACAGGTAGAGTTGGTGATTATATTACTATTGAAGAGATTTTATCTTAATAGTTTTTATTGTCTAACTTGATTTATAATTAAAAGGAAGTATCAAAAGATGCTTCCTTTTTTGTTCTTTTTTATCTATTAACAAAATAGTTGTATAATATGATTATGAAATTTTTATGGATAATCGCATTTTTTACTATTTTACTTTGGTCAGGAATTAATCCAAAAGATCAGTTCACTTGGTTTTTAGAAGTGATTCCAGCAATAATTGGCTTTATAGTTTTAGCTTTTACTTTTAATAAATTTAAACTAACTCCCCTCGTCTATACTCTTATATTAATTCATTGTATTATTTTAATGGTTGGTGGTCACTATACTTATGCACAGGTACCACTTTTTGATACTATTAAAGAAGTTTTAAATCAAGATAGAAATAACTACGATAAATTAGGTCATTTTGCACAAGGATTTATTCCGGCACTAATTGCAAGAGAGATTTTAATACGAAAAGATATTATTCCAAAAGCAAATTGGAGAAACTTTTTTATAGTTTGTTTTTGTCTAGCCTTTTCAGCTTTTTATGAACTTATAGAATGGATAGTAGCACTATTTAGTGGTGAAGATGCCGATGACTTCTTAGGAACACAAGGCTATGTTTGGGATACTCAAAGTGATATGGCACTTGCACTAATTGGAAGTATTTTTGCACTTATTCTTTTAAGTAAATTTCATGATAAACAGTTGAAAAAGATTAAATAGATTTTACTTTATTTCTCTTCAATGTATATAATGAATTAGCTACTAGAGTTAGAATAATAATACTTCCTCCAATAAATGTATTTGAATTTGGTATTTCATTTAAAAACATCCAAACCCAAATAGGTGCCATTATTGTTTCAATTATCATTAAAAGTGTTGCTTCACTTGCACTAATATATTTTGTTCCATTTGACATTAAAACTCTAGCAAAGGGATTAACAAGTAATCCCATTAAAAGAAGTACTCCTAAAGTCCTTAAATCAATTATCAAAGAATCACTCAAAATAAATGAAGTAATTGCCATATAAAGACCTACTGTTGCAGTTAACGCAATACGATTTATATTTATATGCTTAGATAGAAAAACAAACGCTAAAGAAAAACAACTCACAGCTAAAAGTGCGTAAATATTTCCAATCATATTTCCTAAACCCAAGTCATCTTTGAAGATTATAAAAAGTCCAAAAATCATAAAAGTAGAAGCTATAAGAATATTCTTTGTAACTTTTTCTTTATAAATCAAATAAGCATATAGTGCTGAAAAAAGCGCTGATGTACCAAAAATGATTACAACATTTGCAACTGAGGTATTTTTAATTCCTGAGATAAAAAAGAAGTTTGAACTTCCCATTAAAATCGCACATGCAATTAAAATAGGAAAAGATTTTTTTGTAATTACTTTAATTTCTTCTTTTTCTTTTATAATCAATGTTATAGCCATTGAAATAAATATAAAGATTCCTAAATAAAAACAAAAAGTAATTGTATCAATATTTGTAAGTTTTACAAGTAAAGATTCTAAGCTCATTATCAAAACGCCTAGCGATGTTATAGCTAGACCTTTTGCATTATTACTCAATAATCATACTTTTAAATATTATAATAATTTGCATCTTTATGAGGCACAACTATTGCACAAGTTGTTTGTTCTGGATGCATTTGGAATGTTTCAGATAATTCTATTCCAAACTCTTCTGGTTTTAGTAAATCAAAGAAATCTTTGTTCATTGCTAAATCAGGACAAGCTGCATATCCAGGAGAATATCTACAACCTGTATATTGTTTCATTTGAACATCATTTAAAGTAATTCCTTCTTTTGGAACAATATCTAAATCAAGTCTAATTTGTTTATGTAAAACCTCTGCTAAAGCTTCAGCTAACTCAACTCCAAGTCCGTGAACTTGGTAATATTCTGTAAATTTACCTTCATCATAAAGTCCTCTTTCATAATCAGATACTTTAAGTCCAGCACTAGCAAGTGTAAATGCAACCACATCTAATCTATCATTTGCAAAGAAATCAGGAATACATCTAAATGGTTTTCTTTTTTGTCTAGGAAATTCTAATACTTTTATAGCTTCTTCTAAAGGTGGTACATTTTGTGCTTCTTTTTCAGAATTAAATAAATGTTCTTTATCAAAAATATAAAGTTTATTATCATGCGAAATACAAGGATAATAAACATAAATAGCAATTGGTTCAAAAATATTTTTATCCATAAAATCATCTTTTAATTTTCTATATAATGGTTCTACTACTTCATTTTCATATTTTAAGAATTTTTCACTAGATTGTTTACCTCTTTTGTATCCCCATCTTTGTCTAAATAATACTCTATGATTTATCCATTTAAAGATTAATTCTTTATCTAATTCATTATTACTTTTAGCAACTCTATCCCATAATGGAGGGAAAACAAACGGTGCTTTAGCAGGTAATTGTATTTCTTCATAAGGAGGAATAATTACTTCTTTTTCCTCTTTTTTCTTACTTGTATCTTTAACTTCAATTAAATCAGCAGCAAGTGCAGTATTATCTAAATCACCTGTCTCAATTCTTTGCATAGAAACTACACCATCAAAGGCATCTCTACAATAAAAAATTGGTCCATCATAAATAGGTCTACAAAAATCATTTACAAAAGCTTTTGTAAGTGCTGCTCCACCAATAAGAACAGGAATATCAATTCCCATTTTTTGAAGCTCTTCTAAGTTTTCTTTCATAACAGCAGTTGATTTTACAAGTAATCCACTCATTCCAATTGCTTGAGCTTTATGCTCTTTTGCAGCAATTAAGAAGCTATTTAAATCAGCTTTAATACCAATATTTATAACCTTAAATCCATTATTAGATAAAATAATATCAACTAAGTTTTTACCAACATCATGAACATCACCTTTTACAGTTCCAACTACGATTACAGTTTCAGTAGCTTTTTCTTCTTTTGGTAAATAAGGGTTTAAAGCATCAACAGTAGCTTTCATAGTCTCTGCACTTTGAAGTACAAACGGTAACTGCATTTGTCCGCTTCCAAATAATTCACCAATGATTTTCATACCATCAATTAACCATTCATTTACAATAATTTCAGGTTTAATATCGTGTCTTAATTCTTCAACTAAAGGAAGAAGTCTATCTTTATCACCATCTAGTAAAAGCTTTTTCACTTTTTCAATTGGTTCTAACTTTTGATACTCTTCATCACTTTGTTCTTCTAAATCATCAACATTTGAGAAGTGTTCAATAAATGCAAATAATGGATCACCATCTTCTTGATTATTAAAAATTAAATCATCACAAGCTTTTTTATCAGCTTCACTAATTTTATTTAGTGGTAAAATATGCTTAACATTTACAATAGCAGATGTTAATCCAGCTTTTACACAATAATCTAAATAAATAGAGTTTAAATAAGCTCTAGCTTTTATATCTAAACCAAATGAAATATTTGAAAGTCCAAGCGTAGTTCCAACTTCAGGATGAAGGATTTGGAATTCTCTAATAGCTTCCATCGTTTCCATACCAGCTGTTCTATATTCATCATCACCAGAACCTATAGTAAATGTTAACATATCAAATACTAAATCTGCTGGATCAAAACCATGTCTATTTACACATAAATCATAAATACGTTGGGCTATTCTTATTTTATCAGCTGTAGTTTTTGCCATTCCAACTTCATCAATTGTAAGACAAACAAGTGCAGCTCCAAATTTTTTGGCTAATTTACAAACCGCATCAAACTTTTCTTCTCCATCTTCTAAGTTAACAGAGTTGATAATAGGTCTTCCACCTATTTGTTTAAGTGCTGCTTCAAGTGCATAAATTTGAGTAGAATCAGGCATTAAAGGAAGTGATATTTTTTGAGAATACAGTTTAACAACTTCATCCATATCTTCTCTTTCATCACGTCCTGCAAATCCAACAGATACATCAATAATATGAGCTCCTGCACGAACTTGTTGTTGTCCAACAGTTAGTGTTCCTTCATAGTTGTTTTCTTTTAATAATTCTCTAAAAGCTTTTGAACCAGTTGCATTTGAACGCTCACCAATTAAAAGTGGGGCTGGTTCTTGTTTTAGGCTTACAGTAGAAAATAATGAAGCTAACGATGCTTTTAAAAATCCACAAGGTTTTAAAGGTATTGCATCTTTTACAGCATGGGCTAAAACTTTTATATGCTCAGGAGTAGTTCCACAACAACCACCTAAAAATGAAACACCATTAATAGGTAAAAACTCTTTTTGAAGTTTTGTAAACTCATCAGGTCCCATTGGATAATAAGAAACTCCACCTTTATTTTGAGGAAGTCCTGCATTTGCATGAACTGAAATTGGGAATTTAGAAACTTCACTTAAAGTTTTTACATGTTTATAAACTTGTTTAGGTCCAGTTCCACAGTTAAATCCAAGTGATAAAATATTAAAAGGAGCCATAATCGCTGCAATTGTTTGAGCATCAGTTCCTATTAACATTGTTCCTGTTAATTCAATTGTAATAGATACCATAATAGGAATTTGTGGTGCTGCATCTGTAAGAGCATGAAGTGCTGCTTTTATTTGCAATGGATCTTGACAAGTTTCAAGTAAGAAGATATCAGTTCCACCATCAGCCAAACCTTGTGCCATAATCTTATAACCTTCGTACATTTCATCATATTGAATATGACCTAATGAAGGAAGTTTAGTTCCAGGTCCAACAGAACCTAATACAAATCTTGGTTTTTGGGGCGTTGAGTATTTATCACAAGATTCTTTTACAAGTTGAGCTCCAAGTTTTGAAAGCTCATAAGAAGTCTTTCCAATATCATATTCATCTAAAACCCAAGGCATAGAACCAAAAGTATTAGTTGTGATTAAATCAGCGCCAGCGCTCGCATAAGCATCATGAATATTTCTTAAAATATGTGGTGCAGTTAAGTTTAAAAGCTCATTACAACCTTCTAAATCTTCGCCTTCATATATCCATTCTTCTGCTTTTATATCTGCTATTTGAAGCTGTGTTCCCATAGCTCCATCTATTATTAGTACTTTTTCTTTTATTATATTTTGTATTTTTTTTAACATTTTATTCTCTATTTTGATTAATTTGTTCTATTATAATTATTGTGAGTGTAGTTAAATTTTTGTTAAATTTTAGTTAAGTGATATTTAATAAATACCCTAGTATAAGAGTCTAGATAAAAAATCATAAAATAGATTTTTTATCCTAAAGCTATTATCTTATAGTTTTTGAATTACTACTCTAATAACACAAGCTTCACCTTGATGACCTTTTCCTTCATCTAAAATTGTAATTTGTTCTTTTATATCTTTATCACATAAAGAAAATGAGCTTTTAAAATCATCTACAGTATAAAGTAAATCTTCATCACGTGGTCCTCCACTTGAATAATTTACTTGTTTTGTAGAGAAAAACTCTCCAATAAAGTAAGCATTTTCATTTAATGATTCTTCAATTTTTTCAAATAATTCTTTTCTTTCATTTTTATACATATGTAAATAAGAAGCTACAATCACATCATATTTATGTTCTACTTTCCAATGGTTTAAATCCATACATAAAGTATGAATTTTTAAACCTTCTTCTTTTGCTCTATCTTGTAGTTTTAATAAGCCAATATCAGAAGCATCAACAGCTGTAACATCAAAGTCTTTTTTTGCAAGGAAAATAGCATTTCTACCTTCTCCCTCACCAATACAAAGTACTTGTGAGTTTTTTGCTAAAAGTTTTATTTTTGAAGCTATGAATGTATTTGGTTTTAAACCATATAAAAAACCATCTCTTGAAAATTTACTATTCCAAAATTTTTGTTGACTCATATCTTACTACCCTTTTTATTTTCTAATTTATAATAAATGTCCCATTCTGTTCTTTTTTGTTTCTAAATATTCATAATTAGAAGCACAACTCGTCATAATAACAGGCACTCTATTTTCTATTTTTATTGCTTTTAAAGACTTTAATTTTAAAGGATTGTTTGTCATTAGATTTATTTTCTCTATTTCAAAATGCTTTAAAATTTCATCAACTATTTCATATTTTCTATAATCTTGTTCAAAACCTAAAAGCTCATTTGCTTTCATTGTATCATGACCTAAATCTTGTAAAGAATAAGCATTTACCTTATTAAAAAGTCCAATACCTCGACCTTCTTGTCTAAGATAGATAATCATTCCACCTTCTTTTGCAATATATTTTAATGCATAATCTAACTGTTCTCCACAATCACATTTAATACTTTTAAATACATCCCCTGTCATACATTCAGAATGAATTCTAACTGTTGGGATTGAAGGTAAAGTATTAGTATAAACTGCTAAATGTTCTTTATCATTATCTTTAAAAGATTGTATTTTGAAGTTTCCATATTTTGTTGGAAGATTTGCTATTTTTGATATTTCTAAATTCATATAAATTATTCACTTTTTTTTAGGAATTTTATCAAAATATCCTTATTTGCAACTTAGTCGCAACTTAAGTCTATGAGCTACAATCAGATGTAATTCTATCAATTAATGTTATATACCAATTCTTATCAATTTCTGTAAGATAAAAAGATAATTCTGGTGTTAAAACAACTTTATAACTAGTTTTTTCTATTCTTATTGCTTTTTCATAATCTTTTATATTGTAACTATTTAATTCTTTCATCATTTGAGATAGAGATATATCCATTTTATTTGATATATACAATCCATCTGCATCCCAACCATAAAAGGCATCATCATTAGGACTACAATTAAACTTTATATTCTTTTTAATGATTTTAAGTTTTGCTGAACTAGGGTTCACTCTTGAAATTATATGTGAAAGTTCTTCTGTATGTTCATCAATTATATTATAAATCATTTTTTGTTCTAAAAAAACTTTTGAACCATCAGTTTTATATAAATTGAAAAATCCAAAATCAGGATGTATATATTCTTCATTTAATTTAAATATATCATTATTTGACATTGCATTTAAAATACCCCTGATTCTATTTTTTAATAAAAAAGAAACAGCAGGTCTTTTATATTTAACTTTTTCTAGCTTTTTTATTATATTCTTCTTTTCTAATTCTACTTTCTTGTCCATTTGATTTTCACTTGTTTGATTAAGAGTACAACCTGATAAAAGAAGAATTAATGATGTTGATGCGATTGATTTTATAATATTTTTATAATTCATATTAGAAATTTAAACCTTTGAGAAATTTTCGTTAATATACCATAAATACAAGTAATTTTCTATAAAAAACTACTAAAAAATTCTTAAGAGGTATATTTAATAATATCTTGGATAAAATATTAACTTAAATTAAATCATATAGGAATTTATAAAATGACTGAAGCAAAATATATATGGATGGATGGTAAGTTTGTAGATTGGCATGAAGCTAAAGTACATGTTTTATCTCATACTCTTCATTATGGGAATGGTGCTATTGAAGGTACAAAAGCATACAAAACTTATGATGGAAGATGTGCTATATTTAAATTAAAAGAACATACTAAAAGACTTATTAACTCGGCTAAAATGACATTAATTGATGTTCCTTTTACTGAAGATGAATTAAATAAAGCTCAAATTGAACTATTACAAAAAAATGAATTGACTGAAGGTGCTTATATTAGACCATTAGTTTATTTAGGATATGGAGTTATGGGACTTTATCATAAAGAAGCACCTGTTAATGTTGCTATTTCTGCATGGGAATGGGGAGCTTACTTAGGTGAAGAAGGAATGAAAAAAGGCGTTAGAGTTAAAATTGCTTCAATGACTAGAAATTCTAATACTTCAGGAATGGGTAAAGCAAAAGCAGTTGCAAACTACTTAAATTCTCAAATGGCAAAATTTGAAGCAGTTGAATGTGGATACGATGAAGCACTTTTAAGAGATGACCAAGGTTATATAGCTGAAGCATCTGGAGCTTGTTTCTTTATTGTTAGAGATGGCGTAATTATTACTCCACCAAATGACAACTCTTTAGAATCA
This genomic interval from Poseidonibacter antarcticus contains the following:
- a CDS encoding DMT family transporter — protein: MSNNAKGLAITSLGVLIMSLESLLVKLTNIDTITFCFYLGIFIFISMAITLIIKEKEEIKVITKKSFPILIACAILMGSSNFFFISGIKNTSVANVVIIFGTSALFSALYAYLIYKEKVTKNILIASTFMIFGLFIIFKDDLGLGNMIGNIYALLAVSCFSLAFVFLSKHININRIALTATVGLYMAITSFILSDSLIIDLRTLGVLLLMGLLVNPFARVLMSNGTKYISASEATLLMIIETIMAPIWVWMFLNEIPNSNTFIGGSIIILTLVANSLYTLKRNKVKSI
- the metH gene encoding methionine synthase, whose product is MLKKIQNIIKEKVLIIDGAMGTQLQIADIKAEEWIYEGEDLEGCNELLNLTAPHILRNIHDAYASAGADLITTNTFGSMPWVLDEYDIGKTSYELSKLGAQLVKESCDKYSTPQKPRFVLGSVGPGTKLPSLGHIQYDEMYEGYKIMAQGLADGGTDIFLLETCQDPLQIKAALHALTDAAPQIPIMVSITIELTGTMLIGTDAQTIAAIMAPFNILSLGFNCGTGPKQVYKHVKTLSEVSKFPISVHANAGLPQNKGGVSYYPMGPDEFTKLQKEFLPINGVSFLGGCCGTTPEHIKVLAHAVKDAIPLKPCGFLKASLASLFSTVSLKQEPAPLLIGERSNATGSKAFRELLKENNYEGTLTVGQQQVRAGAHIIDVSVGFAGRDEREDMDEVVKLYSQKISLPLMPDSTQIYALEAALKQIGGRPIINSVNLEDGEEKFDAVCKLAKKFGAALVCLTIDEVGMAKTTADKIRIAQRIYDLCVNRHGFDPADLVFDMLTFTIGSGDDEYRTAGMETMEAIREFQILHPEVGTTLGLSNISFGLDIKARAYLNSIYLDYCVKAGLTSAIVNVKHILPLNKISEADKKACDDLIFNNQEDGDPLFAFIEHFSNVDDLEEQSDEEYQKLEPIEKVKKLLLDGDKDRLLPLVEELRHDIKPEIIVNEWLIDGMKIIGELFGSGQMQLPFVLQSAETMKATVDALNPYLPKEEKATETVIVVGTVKGDVHDVGKNLVDIILSNNGFKVINIGIKADLNSFLIAAKEHKAQAIGMSGLLVKSTAVMKENLEELQKMGIDIPVLIGGAALTKAFVNDFCRPIYDGPIFYCRDAFDGVVSMQRIETGDLDNTALAADLIEVKDTSKKKEEKEVIIPPYEEIQLPAKAPFVFPPLWDRVAKSNNELDKELIFKWINHRVLFRQRWGYKRGKQSSEKFLKYENEVVEPLYRKLKDDFMDKNIFEPIAIYVYYPCISHDNKLYIFDKEHLFNSEKEAQNVPPLEEAIKVLEFPRQKRKPFRCIPDFFANDRLDVVAFTLASAGLKVSDYERGLYDEGKFTEYYQVHGLGVELAEALAEVLHKQIRLDLDIVPKEGITLNDVQMKQYTGCRYSPGYAACPDLAMNKDFFDLLKPEEFGIELSETFQMHPEQTTCAIVVPHKDANYYNI
- a CDS encoding peroxiredoxin, which translates into the protein MACDTGVKAREESVAIENSQIDSNTEIKKDKKMSSTMVQRQIPEFKMDAYDAKTGHFTTVSSEDYKGKWAVVCFYPADFTFVCPTEIAAMNAHYDEFQDLGVEILAVSTDTKFSHKRFVETEPVLAGLKLTIGADTTNAVSEAFGVLIEEEGMALRGRFLFNPEGVCVAQEVQAPMVGRNVDEFLRQVRAWQHATATGEVCPAGWRPGKKTLPVNTDAEKMTGRVGDYITIEEILS
- a CDS encoding AraC family transcriptional regulator — protein: MNDKILKEVNKLVKDNSLTHTNINAVSLYKTTTFLPRTPLTYDFCLVFVLQGKKIGYLPNKKFEYDSKNYLVVPTTLPFECETHASKEEPYICILINIEKEIMYEIISSLSKEESKKCKSVQMAIFQDKVTPDLEDSIYRLLKTLQSKEESKILGESILREIFYRIAIGENAHFLHKMFLENKMEAKMTRTLKTIHNQYQKHLDIPTLAKEEEMSVSSFHTHFKKVTSLSPLQYIKKIRLNKAKDLLTRNDLQVNETAYAIGYESSSQFSKDFKSYYGYPPKEAKASFEIV
- a CDS encoding branched-chain amino acid transaminase, giving the protein MTEAKYIWMDGKFVDWHEAKVHVLSHTLHYGNGAIEGTKAYKTYDGRCAIFKLKEHTKRLINSAKMTLIDVPFTEDELNKAQIELLQKNELTEGAYIRPLVYLGYGVMGLYHKEAPVNVAISAWEWGAYLGEEGMKKGVRVKIASMTRNSNTSGMGKAKAVANYLNSQMAKFEAVECGYDEALLRDDQGYIAEASGACFFIVRDGVIITPPNDNSLESITQATVIDLAQDLGYEVIRRRLTREEVYVADEAFFTGTAVEVTPIRDIDARIIGNGQRGPITEALQTAYFDVVAGKNPKYVKDLTYIN
- a CDS encoding iron-containing alcohol dehydrogenase — translated: MSLVYDYSNPTAIHFGKGQIASIVKHLNKNNKILVVYGGGSIKSNGVYDEVSSVLEGYNWQEFSGVEANPHYETLNKAVAICKAEKIDFILAVGGGSVIDGSKYIAASSLYNGDGWDFLDGIAKVEKAIPIGAVLTLPATGSESNGSAVVSKKATNEKRFFASSFVYPKFAVLDPSVMSTLSDRQLANGLVDAFVHTCEQYLTCPNTSLLHDGYAETILRGLNTLAKTWDNRKDPVWEENLMLLANQALNGFIGSGVKQDWATHMIGHELTAFYGVDHAQSLAVVQPQLLRVMIEDKKEKLAQMGENVFGIKNDNEAVIVAIENMYHSVGVTTNLNDYDSVDDKVIENIIPSLKAHGMTAIGENQNITLEISEKILKMAMQ
- a CDS encoding SAM-dependent methyltransferase; this translates as MSQQKFWNSKFSRDGFLYGLKPNTFIASKIKLLAKNSQVLCIGEGEGRNAIFLAKKDFDVTAVDASDIGLLKLQDRAKEEGLKIHTLCMDLNHWKVEHKYDVIVASYLHMYKNERKELFEKIEESLNENAYFIGEFFSTKQVNYSSGGPRDEDLLYTVDDFKSSFSLCDKDIKEQITILDEGKGHQGEACVIRVVIQKL
- the ribA gene encoding GTP cyclohydrolase II, with amino-acid sequence MNLEISKIANLPTKYGNFKIQSFKDNDKEHLAVYTNTLPSIPTVRIHSECMTGDVFKSIKCDCGEQLDYALKYIAKEGGMIIYLRQEGRGIGLFNKVNAYSLQDLGHDTMKANELLGFEQDYRKYEIVDEILKHFEIEKINLMTNNPLKLKSLKAIKIENRVPVIMTSCASNYEYLETKKNRMGHLL
- a CDS encoding DUF2238 domain-containing protein, translated to MIMKFLWIIAFFTILLWSGINPKDQFTWFLEVIPAIIGFIVLAFTFNKFKLTPLVYTLILIHCIILMVGGHYTYAQVPLFDTIKEVLNQDRNNYDKLGHFAQGFIPALIAREILIRKDIIPKANWRNFFIVCFCLAFSAFYELIEWIVALFSGEDADDFLGTQGYVWDTQSDMALALIGSIFALILLSKFHDKQLKKIK